A stretch of Lysinibacillus agricola DNA encodes these proteins:
- a CDS encoding methyl-accepting chemotaxis protein: protein MEAARAGEHGKGFAVVADEVRKLAEESKASANQIVDVIALIQQETMEVEKAVSVTVLNVDEGVTFIQNAQNAFDGILKAIGDMASQIEDVSASTQQISASTEEMAASVNEMSSSAIQAAQQSETIASTIEEQAATIQEINAVAKSLSEEAVSVKEEINKFKI, encoded by the coding sequence ATTGAGGCGGCTCGTGCAGGAGAGCATGGTAAAGGCTTCGCAGTCGTGGCTGATGAAGTACGCAAATTAGCAGAGGAATCTAAAGCATCTGCCAACCAAATAGTGGATGTAATCGCACTTATTCAGCAAGAAACGATGGAAGTAGAAAAGGCAGTAAGTGTAACTGTATTGAATGTGGATGAGGGTGTCACATTTATTCAAAATGCGCAAAATGCCTTCGATGGAATTTTAAAAGCGATTGGTGATATGGCATCTCAAATCGAGGATGTGTCTGCTTCTACACAACAAATTTCTGCGAGTACGGAAGAAATGGCAGCATCGGTCAATGAAATGTCTTCTTCTGCTATTCAAGCTGCACAGCAATCTGAAACAATTGCATCGACAATAGAGGAGCAAGCTGCAACTATTCAAGAAATAAATGCAGTTGCAAAGTCATTAAGTGAAGAAGCGGTGTCCGTGAAGGAAGAAATCAATAAATTTAAAATTTAA
- a CDS encoding 2,3-butanediol dehydrogenase — MKAARWYKAKDIRVENIEEPVIAPGKVKIKVHWTGICGSDLHEYAAGPIFIPVEQPHYVSKDIALIVMGHEFSGEIVEVGEGVTKVQVGDPVVVEPILACGECAACKKGKYNICKHLGFHGLSGGGGGFSEYTMVDEKMVHKMPEGLSYEQGALVEPAAVALHAVRQSKLKAGDKAAVFGVGPIGLLVIEALRAAGAAEIYAVELSEERAAKALELGATAVINPKNEDAVARLHELTDGGVDVAFEVTGVPVVLQQAIDSTTFEGETIIVSIWESEASILPNNLVLTERSVKGIIAYRDIFPAVMELMKQGYFSAEKLVTKRIVLDEVVTEGFEALMKERNHIKILVNSQA, encoded by the coding sequence ATGAAAGCAGCAAGATGGTATAAAGCAAAAGACATCCGTGTTGAAAACATTGAAGAACCTGTAATTGCACCTGGAAAAGTGAAAATTAAAGTACATTGGACAGGGATTTGTGGTAGTGATTTACATGAATACGCAGCTGGACCAATCTTTATTCCCGTGGAACAACCTCATTATGTAAGTAAAGATATTGCCCTAATTGTTATGGGACATGAGTTCTCAGGTGAAATAGTAGAAGTTGGCGAAGGAGTTACAAAAGTACAAGTTGGAGATCCTGTTGTTGTTGAACCAATACTTGCATGTGGCGAATGTGCTGCTTGTAAAAAAGGTAAGTACAATATTTGTAAGCATTTAGGATTCCACGGTCTTTCTGGTGGTGGCGGAGGATTCTCTGAATATACAATGGTAGATGAAAAAATGGTACACAAAATGCCAGAGGGTCTTTCCTATGAACAAGGTGCACTTGTTGAACCTGCAGCAGTAGCATTACATGCAGTTCGTCAAAGTAAACTAAAAGCTGGTGATAAAGCAGCTGTCTTTGGAGTTGGGCCAATCGGGCTTCTTGTTATCGAAGCATTGCGTGCAGCTGGAGCAGCTGAAATTTATGCAGTAGAGCTTTCAGAAGAACGTGCTGCCAAAGCTTTAGAGTTAGGCGCAACAGCAGTTATTAACCCTAAAAATGAAGATGCAGTAGCCCGCCTACATGAATTAACAGATGGTGGAGTAGATGTTGCATTTGAAGTAACAGGTGTCCCTGTAGTATTACAGCAAGCAATTGATTCTACAACATTTGAAGGTGAAACAATTATTGTCTCTATTTGGGAATCTGAGGCTTCTATTCTGCCTAACAATCTCGTACTAACAGAGCGTTCTGTAAAAGGTATTATTGCTTATCGCGATATTTTCCCTGCCGTTATGGAATTAATGAAACAAGGCTACTTCTCTGCTGAGAAACTTGTTACAAAACGTATTGTACTGGATGAAGTGGTAACAGAAGGCTTTGAAGCATTAATGAAAGAACGAAATCATATTAAAATCCTTGTAAATTCACAAGCATAA
- a CDS encoding deoxyribonuclease IV, whose product MLLGSHVSMSGKEMLLGSSKEALSYGANTFMIYTGAPQNTRRKAIADLNIMNGLLHMKEHGMTNIVVHAPYIINIANTEKPETFRLGVDFLQTEIERTAALEATQIVLHPGAHVGAGADAGIAKIIEGLNEVLSQDYPVQIALETMAGKGTECGRSFEELAKIIDGVTHNERLSVCFDTCHTHDAGYNIVEDFDGVLNEFDKLIGVDRIKVLHINDSKNVRGAGKDRHENIGFGHIGFDALNYVVHHPQLMEIPKILETPYVALNSDAKSKSAPYKHEIEMLHNGEFKPELIDALRG is encoded by the coding sequence ATGCTACTTGGATCACATGTTTCAATGAGCGGAAAAGAAATGCTGCTCGGATCAAGTAAAGAGGCCCTTTCATATGGGGCAAATACCTTTATGATTTATACAGGAGCACCACAAAACACTCGTCGTAAGGCAATTGCTGACCTCAATATTATGAACGGTTTACTACACATGAAAGAGCATGGCATGACAAATATTGTTGTCCATGCTCCATACATTATCAATATTGCGAATACGGAAAAGCCTGAAACTTTCCGTCTTGGTGTAGATTTTTTACAGACTGAAATCGAACGTACTGCGGCGTTGGAAGCAACACAAATTGTTTTGCATCCAGGTGCCCATGTAGGTGCGGGAGCAGACGCAGGCATTGCCAAGATTATTGAAGGTTTAAATGAAGTGCTATCACAGGATTATCCTGTACAAATCGCATTAGAGACAATGGCGGGGAAGGGAACTGAATGTGGTCGTTCCTTTGAAGAGCTTGCTAAAATTATAGATGGCGTAACACATAATGAGCGTCTTTCAGTATGCTTTGATACATGCCATACTCATGATGCTGGCTACAATATTGTAGAAGATTTTGATGGCGTATTAAATGAGTTTGATAAATTAATAGGTGTTGATCGTATCAAAGTCTTGCATATCAATGATTCAAAAAATGTTCGTGGTGCAGGAAAAGACCGTCACGAAAATATAGGATTCGGCCATATTGGCTTTGACGCATTAAACTATGTTGTTCATCATCCACAATTAATGGAGATTCCTAAAATCCTAGAAACACCATATGTCGCATTAAATAGTGATGCCAAATCAAAATCGGCTCCATATAAACATGAGATTGAGATGCTCCATAACGGAGAGTTTAAACCTGAGTTAATCGATGCTCTAAGAGGATAG
- the vrrA gene encoding VrrA/YqfQ family protein codes for MVFRPTYPFSMYPGGMRMPMQMPMQQMPMQQMPMQMPTPQMSPQSFLPPGGFQNQPRIPGGFPMSSGIGSFGGQMPMPMQEPSKIGSFLQQANNLFNSAKTYTPYIQQAMPMVKNIPSLLKLYKGFQGLPAAGAAAGAAAGAGAVAAEAAASEGARSTKSRKASRQNASFTPPDPLPSKPRIFQPPM; via the coding sequence ATGGTATTTCGACCAACTTATCCGTTCTCAATGTATCCTGGTGGCATGAGGATGCCCATGCAAATGCCCATGCAACAAATGCCAATGCAACAAATGCCGATGCAAATGCCAACACCACAGATGTCACCGCAGTCCTTTTTACCGCCTGGAGGCTTCCAAAATCAACCACGAATTCCGGGTGGTTTTCCAATGTCCAGTGGAATAGGATCATTTGGAGGACAAATGCCAATGCCCATGCAGGAGCCTTCAAAAATCGGTTCATTTTTACAGCAGGCGAATAACTTATTTAACTCAGCGAAAACATATACACCTTACATTCAACAAGCAATGCCAATGGTAAAGAATATTCCGTCACTTTTAAAATTGTATAAAGGATTTCAAGGTCTCCCTGCTGCTGGAGCTGCAGCAGGAGCTGCCGCAGGGGCTGGAGCAGTAGCAGCTGAGGCAGCAGCTAGTGAAGGAGCACGTTCTACTAAAAGCCGAAAAGCGTCGCGGCAAAATGCATCATTCACTCCTCCTGATCCACTTCCATCTAAGCCACGTATTTTCCAGCCACCTATGTAG
- a CDS encoding DEAD/DEAH box helicase codes for MSKYTDYNFQPFLQDAIVKLGFTEPTPIQKEIIPLILKGKSAIGQAHTGTGKTHSFLIPIVQRINPDKQEVQAVITSPTRELAQQIFDALNQLIEGTTIQAKLFIGGTDKQRSIDKLKTQPQIVVGTPGRIRDLVSAQALFVHTAPILVVDEADLAFDMGFIEEIDGFASQMPEKLEMYVFSATIPEKLQPFLKKYMDAPVHIQMNDKRPVAEGIDFVLVPVRSKSRNKRLLDVIEGINPFLAVIFTNTRKTAEHVAGFLNENGIRCGQIHGDLSPRDRKKMMKQIRDLDYQYIVATDLAARGIDIQGISHVINYEIPEDLEFFIHRVGRTARAGNKGTAITLFEPSDEDAVVRIEKMGIPLVQKDVKDGEWSELKDRHARKNRVKHENEIDVKAKALVRKPKKVKPGYKRNMKWEMEKN; via the coding sequence ATGTCAAAATATACTGATTATAATTTTCAGCCATTTTTGCAGGACGCAATTGTAAAACTTGGCTTCACAGAACCAACGCCGATTCAAAAGGAAATTATTCCGCTAATACTAAAAGGGAAGAGTGCAATCGGACAAGCACATACAGGGACGGGAAAAACACATAGTTTTTTAATTCCAATTGTGCAACGCATTAATCCTGACAAGCAGGAAGTACAAGCTGTTATTACGTCACCTACACGTGAGCTTGCTCAGCAAATTTTTGATGCGTTAAATCAATTAATAGAAGGAACAACTATTCAAGCGAAACTATTTATTGGGGGTACGGACAAACAACGCTCCATTGATAAGTTAAAAACGCAACCACAAATTGTTGTTGGAACGCCAGGACGTATTCGTGATCTCGTTTCAGCGCAAGCGTTATTTGTGCATACTGCGCCAATTTTAGTTGTCGACGAGGCAGATTTAGCCTTCGATATGGGCTTTATAGAGGAAATCGATGGTTTCGCCTCCCAAATGCCAGAAAAGCTTGAAATGTATGTATTCTCAGCAACAATTCCAGAAAAACTTCAGCCTTTCTTAAAAAAATATATGGACGCACCTGTTCATATCCAAATGAATGATAAACGCCCAGTCGCAGAAGGAATTGACTTTGTTCTTGTACCAGTGCGTTCTAAATCACGAAACAAACGTTTATTGGATGTTATTGAAGGGATAAACCCGTTTTTAGCTGTGATTTTTACCAATACACGTAAAACAGCTGAGCACGTAGCGGGCTTTTTAAATGAAAACGGGATTCGCTGTGGTCAAATACACGGTGATTTAAGTCCACGTGATCGTAAGAAGATGATGAAACAAATTCGTGATTTGGACTATCAATATATCGTTGCAACAGATCTTGCAGCACGTGGTATTGATATTCAAGGAATTTCACACGTCATCAACTATGAAATTCCAGAGGACTTAGAATTCTTTATCCATCGTGTAGGACGTACAGCGCGTGCAGGAAATAAAGGAACTGCAATTACATTGTTTGAACCATCAGATGAGGATGCAGTAGTACGTATTGAAAAAATGGGCATTCCATTGGTTCAAAAAGATGTAAAAGATGGCGAGTGGTCTGAACTAAAAGATCGCCATGCACGTAAAAATCGTGTGAAGCATGAAAATGAAATCGATGTGAAAGCAAAAGCATTAGTTCGTAAGCCGAAAAAAGTAAAACCAGGCTACAAGCGTAATATGAAATGGGAAATGGAAAAAAATTAA
- a CDS encoding response regulator, which translates to MAQMKVLLIEDDPMVREVNRQFIEKVAGFEVIGQASNGVEGIAQIRKLKPELVFMDIFMPEQDGVTSLRKIRELKLPIDVITVTAANDMETVKQVLHLGVFDYIMKPFSFERVQGTLENYLRFKKQMQTEHELTQGELDQLFHYHGGHNEVQQSNVLRSEKSLPKGFNRATLEKVVHYLQSVEGASAEEVASGVGIARVTARRYLDYLEKQEEITMDVHYGGIGRPVNYYFSK; encoded by the coding sequence GTGGCACAGATGAAGGTTTTATTAATAGAGGATGATCCGATGGTGCGAGAGGTTAATCGCCAATTTATTGAAAAGGTAGCTGGATTCGAAGTCATTGGACAAGCCTCAAATGGTGTTGAGGGGATTGCTCAAATTCGTAAGCTTAAACCAGAACTAGTATTTATGGATATTTTCATGCCAGAGCAGGATGGAGTGACAAGCTTACGAAAAATCCGTGAACTCAAATTACCCATAGATGTAATTACGGTAACAGCTGCTAATGATATGGAAACTGTAAAACAAGTCCTGCATCTTGGTGTCTTTGATTATATTATGAAGCCTTTTTCATTTGAACGAGTGCAAGGAACACTTGAAAATTATTTGCGCTTCAAAAAGCAAATGCAAACAGAGCATGAGCTAACACAAGGGGAGCTTGATCAGTTATTCCATTATCATGGCGGGCATAATGAGGTTCAGCAATCAAATGTCTTACGGTCAGAAAAAAGTTTACCTAAGGGCTTTAATCGTGCAACACTTGAGAAAGTTGTGCACTATTTGCAATCTGTAGAAGGAGCATCGGCAGAAGAAGTTGCCAGTGGTGTAGGCATTGCACGCGTAACAGCAAGAAGATATTTAGACTATTTAGAAAAACAAGAGGAAATTACGATGGATGTGCATTATGGTGGTATTGGTCGTCCAGTCAATTATTATTTTAGTAAATAA
- a CDS encoding methyl-accepting chemotaxis protein, which translates to MTIKVRSIVSFGLIVLLVLIMGILQQQNAKSQQEQVHLIKEKTLQTTLLADEMKLSVVQVQQYLTDIRATRALNNLDDGFEQAEKYSKIFYQDLEQLKNLHPKYQERLDGIKVAFDEYYSTGQKMANSYIQGGPELGNKIMLKFDTTSVEINEKVDMFQQENITEIQNSLTNVEKLIDDNKQWFLWMFCIILIICIVVGIVFARSIVVPVNKLTSAAKVIAKGDLCQKDIEVRTKDEIKDLADSFNLMKSNLHSLIHSMTANVEHTTSAAEQLAASTDEISHSSHDIANLVEGMATSDNQAATTGRESSIAMDETAQGVQRIAEATQMLLSKAVDTQSIANDGEKTLHVAENQMSTIQQSSNTTNERIKKLSTQSAEVVNSKQIF; encoded by the coding sequence GTGACAATTAAAGTTAGAAGTATAGTGTCATTTGGTCTTATTGTATTATTAGTTTTAATTATGGGGATTCTTCAACAACAAAATGCCAAATCCCAACAAGAGCAAGTACATTTAATAAAAGAAAAAACACTTCAAACGACGTTACTAGCAGATGAGATGAAGTTGTCGGTTGTACAGGTTCAGCAATATTTGACGGATATTAGAGCCACAAGAGCACTCAATAATTTAGATGATGGATTTGAGCAAGCAGAAAAATATAGCAAAATTTTTTATCAGGATTTGGAGCAACTGAAAAATTTGCATCCGAAATATCAGGAAAGATTAGATGGGATTAAAGTAGCGTTTGATGAGTATTATAGCACTGGCCAGAAAATGGCTAATAGCTATATTCAAGGTGGACCAGAGCTAGGGAATAAAATTATGCTAAAATTTGATACTACATCAGTTGAGATTAATGAAAAAGTAGATATGTTCCAGCAAGAAAACATTACAGAAATACAAAATTCATTAACAAATGTTGAAAAGCTTATTGATGATAATAAGCAGTGGTTCTTATGGATGTTCTGCATTATTTTAATTATTTGTATAGTAGTTGGGATTGTATTCGCACGTTCCATCGTTGTTCCTGTCAATAAGCTAACTTCAGCAGCAAAGGTAATTGCTAAAGGAGATTTATGTCAAAAGGATATTGAAGTCAGAACAAAGGATGAAATTAAAGATTTAGCAGATTCTTTTAATTTGATGAAGTCTAATTTACATTCACTTATACATAGCATGACCGCAAATGTTGAGCATACAACATCAGCAGCTGAACAATTAGCAGCAAGTACAGACGAAATTTCACATTCTTCTCATGATATTGCAAACCTTGTAGAGGGAATGGCAACCAGTGATAATCAAGCAGCTACTACTGGTCGTGAAAGTTCGATAGCAATGGATGAAACAGCCCAAGGTGTTCAACGTATTGCAGAGGCTACTCAAATGCTTCTTTCTAAGGCAGTAGACACACAATCTATTGCAAATGATGGTGAAAAAACGTTGCATGTCGCAGAAAACCAAATGTCGACTATCCAACAATCTTCAAATACAACAAATGAACGTATTAAGAAGCTAAGCACACAATCGGCTGAAGTCGTTAATAGCAAACAAATCTTCTAG
- a CDS encoding TRAP transporter substrate-binding protein — MKKFIIGTIATVLLLTIAIGVQQGLLLSKPLPYDDEQKGLDTQITIHLSHVVAENTPKGQAASKFAELVEEKTNGEVKVHVYPNSSLFNDENEFQALQNGEVEMIIPTFSKMTSYLPNWQVLDLPYLFNTDDEVHEVLTGSIGEQLLNELEPFQIKGLGFWHNGFKHLTSVDHPIYSFEDLKGLRVRTMPSKALEKQFEAVEATPIPISFSEVFTDLESHAIDAQENTASNIYSKGFYKVQKHMTLTKHGILGYAVLMNEKFWKSLPLKIQKQIMAAMKETTDWQFEQAVQMNEKDLQKLEQQDNFEIYTMSNQERQRFKEKLKPVYDFYRNNVQNNDALSEIEKIVSP; from the coding sequence ATGAAAAAATTTATTATTGGAACAATAGCAACCGTTTTACTGTTAACAATAGCGATTGGCGTTCAACAAGGCTTACTACTCAGCAAGCCTCTTCCTTATGATGATGAGCAAAAAGGCTTGGACACACAAATTACGATTCATTTAAGTCACGTTGTAGCTGAGAATACGCCAAAAGGACAGGCTGCAAGTAAATTCGCCGAGCTTGTTGAGGAAAAAACAAATGGTGAGGTAAAGGTACATGTGTACCCAAACTCCTCCTTGTTTAATGATGAAAATGAGTTTCAGGCTTTGCAAAATGGAGAAGTAGAAATGATTATCCCTACTTTTTCAAAGATGACTTCCTATCTACCAAATTGGCAGGTTCTTGATTTACCCTATCTTTTTAATACGGATGATGAAGTTCATGAGGTTCTTACAGGATCGATTGGAGAACAATTGTTAAATGAGCTTGAGCCTTTTCAAATAAAGGGTCTGGGCTTTTGGCATAATGGCTTTAAACATTTAACCTCTGTCGATCATCCTATTTATTCATTTGAGGATTTAAAAGGCTTACGTGTCCGTACAATGCCAAGTAAAGCTCTTGAAAAGCAATTCGAGGCTGTTGAGGCAACACCAATCCCGATTTCCTTTAGCGAGGTTTTTACTGATTTAGAGTCACATGCCATTGATGCTCAGGAAAACACAGCGTCAAATATTTATTCTAAAGGTTTTTACAAAGTGCAGAAGCATATGACATTAACAAAGCATGGGATTTTAGGATATGCTGTTTTAATGAATGAAAAATTTTGGAAATCCTTACCTTTAAAAATTCAAAAGCAAATTATGGCCGCTATGAAAGAAACAACAGACTGGCAATTTGAGCAAGCTGTACAAATGAACGAAAAAGATTTGCAAAAACTAGAACAACAAGATAACTTTGAAATTTATACAATGAGCAATCAGGAACGCCAACGCTTTAAAGAAAAGCTAAAACCTGTCTATGATTTTTATAGAAACAATGTACAAAACAATGATGCTTTATCGGAAATTGAAAAAATAGTTTCCCCTTAA
- a CDS encoding ATP-binding protein, with translation MKRKIMSLTFFILMLSFSIGGTFLLGFVMNEQKDKLGNQALLVAKTVSQLPELKTYITNNNFNEATKHINPVVEEIRDINGAQYIVVLDMQRRKYSHPNTEEIGQVSQSGDLNAAFAEHYYTSIAHGEHGDMVRAFVPIMNNEGKQIGVVVVGYSVLTVAELLQSIQTELMMTILLSIFFSAWGAHTLGLHMKKQMFGLEPHEIAKMYVERTETFNAMHEGIIAIDNELTITIFNEKACEILCVRKQPSTLIGKKIMDVLPDTRLPEILELDKPIFNRELYINDHSIMSNRIPIQVNGKTVGAVAMFKDRTEVKKLAEELTGVKAFVQALRVQTHEHKNKLHTIAGLLQLGHHEQALSYLTQVKEEHDEITNFLNERIKNENISGLLLSKISYAKEQGIRLEIDRESRLTAFPNNLDHHDFVILFGNLIENAFDALRDVQMEEKIIHVSVDEDEDVLAILVTDNGIGMTDEVKAHIFDNGYSTKEKKGRGFGLYLIKEIVQKGQGEIEVISEPKKGTSFLITFYHT, from the coding sequence ATGAAGAGAAAGATCATGTCTCTGACTTTTTTTATTCTCATGCTTTCCTTTAGTATAGGTGGTACATTTTTGCTAGGGTTTGTAATGAATGAGCAGAAGGATAAGCTTGGAAATCAGGCTTTGCTTGTAGCAAAAACCGTATCACAGCTCCCTGAACTGAAAACCTACATTACAAATAATAATTTTAACGAGGCTACTAAACACATTAATCCTGTAGTGGAAGAAATACGTGATATAAATGGCGCACAATATATTGTTGTACTTGATATGCAAAGACGCAAGTATTCACATCCAAATACAGAAGAAATCGGTCAAGTTTCGCAGTCAGGTGATCTAAACGCAGCGTTTGCTGAGCATTATTATACATCGATTGCACATGGTGAACATGGAGATATGGTACGAGCATTCGTCCCAATCATGAATAATGAAGGAAAACAAATAGGGGTAGTAGTAGTGGGCTATAGTGTTTTAACTGTTGCTGAATTACTACAATCTATTCAAACAGAATTAATGATGACAATTTTGTTGTCTATTTTCTTTAGTGCATGGGGTGCTCATACCTTGGGACTTCATATGAAAAAGCAAATGTTTGGGCTAGAGCCCCATGAAATTGCTAAAATGTACGTAGAGCGAACAGAAACCTTTAACGCGATGCATGAAGGAATTATTGCCATTGATAATGAATTGACAATTACAATATTTAATGAAAAAGCATGTGAAATATTATGTGTTCGCAAACAACCGTCAACATTAATAGGGAAGAAAATTATGGACGTGTTACCTGATACACGATTACCTGAAATTTTGGAGCTGGATAAACCCATTTTCAATCGAGAGCTCTATATTAATGATCACAGTATTATGAGTAATCGTATTCCTATACAAGTAAATGGAAAAACAGTCGGAGCTGTGGCAATGTTTAAGGATCGTACAGAAGTGAAAAAGCTTGCAGAGGAATTAACAGGTGTTAAGGCATTTGTACAAGCATTACGCGTACAAACACATGAACATAAAAATAAATTGCACACAATTGCTGGTCTTTTACAGCTTGGACATCATGAACAGGCACTATCTTACTTAACACAAGTGAAAGAAGAACATGATGAAATTACAAACTTTTTAAATGAACGGATTAAAAATGAAAATATTTCAGGATTATTGCTTAGTAAAATTTCCTATGCAAAAGAACAGGGAATTCGATTGGAGATTGACCGAGAAAGTCGTCTGACAGCATTTCCTAACAATTTAGATCATCATGATTTCGTCATTTTATTTGGTAACTTAATTGAAAATGCTTTTGATGCATTAAGGGATGTACAGATGGAAGAAAAAATTATCCACGTTTCTGTTGATGAGGATGAGGATGTGTTGGCAATCTTAGTAACGGATAATGGTATAGGCATGACAGATGAGGTAAAGGCACATATTTTTGATAATGGCTATTCAACAAAAGAGAAAAAAGGTCGAGGTTTTGGACTTTATTTAATAAAAGAAATTGTACAAAAAGGGCAGGGTGAAATAGAGGTCATAAGTGAACCGAAAAAGGGAACAAGCTTTTTAATAACTTTTTATCATACTTAA
- a CDS encoding 4-hydroxy-3-methylbut-2-enyl diphosphate reductase, translated as MQVLKINPRGYCYGVVDAMVIARNAALDKTLPRPIYILGMIVHNKHVTDAFEEDGIITLDGENRLEIIQQVETGTVIFTAHGVSPEIREIAKRKGLVSIDATCPDVTVTHDLIREKSADGYDIIYIGKKGHPEPEGAIGVAPNHVHLVQSSTDIDALNLTNDKLLVTNQTTMSQWDVAHLMDSLKEKFPHIEVHKEICLATQVRQEAVAKQAGEADLLIVVGDPKSNNSNRLTQVSVEVAGTPSYRIADVSELKIEWLKGINYVAVTAGASTPTPIVKEVISFLEQFDENDESTQIIKRTVTIDKILPKIKTPKPVEKIMPY; from the coding sequence ATGCAAGTATTAAAAATTAATCCACGTGGCTATTGCTACGGTGTTGTTGATGCGATGGTTATCGCTCGAAACGCCGCACTTGATAAAACATTACCAAGACCTATCTACATTTTAGGTATGATCGTGCATAATAAACATGTCACAGATGCCTTTGAAGAGGATGGCATCATCACATTAGATGGCGAGAATCGTTTAGAAATTATTCAACAAGTTGAAACAGGCACTGTTATTTTTACAGCGCATGGTGTTTCACCTGAAATTCGTGAAATTGCAAAGCGAAAAGGCTTAGTATCCATTGATGCTACATGTCCTGACGTTACAGTTACACACGATTTAATTCGTGAAAAATCAGCAGATGGCTATGATATTATTTATATCGGTAAAAAAGGCCATCCCGAGCCAGAGGGAGCAATTGGTGTTGCACCAAATCATGTGCATTTAGTGCAATCATCCACTGATATTGATGCATTAAATTTAACAAATGATAAATTACTAGTAACGAATCAAACGACTATGAGTCAATGGGATGTCGCTCATTTAATGGATAGTTTAAAAGAGAAATTCCCACATATTGAAGTGCATAAAGAGATTTGTTTGGCAACACAGGTACGTCAAGAGGCAGTTGCTAAGCAAGCTGGGGAAGCCGATTTACTAATTGTTGTTGGTGACCCTAAATCCAATAACTCGAATCGTTTAACGCAAGTGTCTGTTGAAGTAGCAGGGACACCATCATATCGTATTGCAGACGTTTCCGAGCTAAAAATTGAATGGTTAAAAGGAATTAATTACGTCGCTGTTACAGCAGGTGCTTCAACGCCAACGCCTATTGTAAAAGAGGTTATTTCATTCCTTGAACAATTCGATGAAAATGATGAATCAACACAAATCATTAAGCGTACAGTTACAATAGACAAAATTTTACCTAAAATTAAAACGCCAAAGCCAGTCGAAAAAATTATGCCTTACTAA
- a CDS encoding Nif11 family protein, with protein MSIQFLQQLAQSSDKEVVAIARAEGFEITTSEVKKLRPYLEQFSFSWLFLGIPKDILVEVEAVLGRKRSRQLIALFTK; from the coding sequence TTGAGTATTCAATTTTTGCAGCAATTAGCACAAAGTAGTGATAAGGAAGTTGTTGCAATTGCTCGTGCTGAAGGATTTGAAATTACTACTTCTGAAGTAAAAAAACTTCGGCCTTATTTAGAGCAGTTCTCATTTTCTTGGCTCTTTTTAGGTATTCCGAAAGATATACTTGTAGAGGTTGAAGCTGTTTTAGGTAGAAAGCGTTCTAGACAACTAATCGCATTGTTTACTAAATAG